One genomic region from Planctomycetaceae bacterium encodes:
- a CDS encoding YkgJ family cysteine cluster protein produces MTNEASGKSPDREQLPPATAETVENANSANETPAGDGPWFADGLNFTCSQCGDCCTGAPGVVWVTDEELRDIAEFLDKPIGEIRLFHTRLVRGRMSLTEFANGDCTFFDPQKRNCKVYMARPVQCRTWPFWNSHLASRESWNEVCETCPGAGTGAFFSLEQIQERAAKIDM; encoded by the coding sequence ATGACCAACGAAGCCTCCGGCAAGTCACCAGACCGCGAACAACTTCCCCCCGCAACCGCCGAAACGGTCGAAAACGCCAATTCCGCCAATGAAACTCCTGCTGGCGATGGTCCCTGGTTTGCCGATGGGCTCAATTTCACCTGCAGTCAATGCGGAGACTGCTGTACGGGGGCTCCCGGAGTCGTCTGGGTGACCGACGAAGAACTCAGGGATATTGCCGAATTTCTCGACAAGCCGATTGGCGAAATTCGACTGTTTCACACGCGTCTTGTGCGTGGCAGAATGTCGCTGACCGAATTTGCTAACGGGGACTGCACGTTTTTTGACCCCCAGAAACGCAACTGCAAAGTCTACATGGCTCGACCTGTTCAATGTCGAACCTGGCCCTTCTGGAATTCACACCTGGCAAGCCGCGAGTCGTGGAATGAAGTCTGCGAAACCTGCCCGGGCGCCGGTACCGGGGCCTTCTTCAGCCTGGAACAGATTCAGGAACGCGCTGCAAAGATCGACATGTGA